From Spiroplasma monobiae MQ-1, a single genomic window includes:
- a CDS encoding acyl carrier protein: MNYFEEIKKALINKGAKGNISNSTDFKSMGLDSLDLMDMIVTLEDKLNISISDDDLLEIKKVSDLLAVIEKLAK; the protein is encoded by the coding sequence ATGAATTATTTTGAAGAAATAAAAAAGGCTCTTATAAATAAGGGAGCAAAAGGTAACATAAGTAACTCGACAGATTTTAAATCAATGGGACTAGATTCTTTAGATTTAATGGATATGATAGTTACTTTGGAAGATAAATTAAACATCTCAATATCAGATGATGATTTATTGGAAATTAAAAAAGTAAGTGACCTTTTAGCAGTGATTGAAAAATTGGCTAAATAA
- a CDS encoding Fur family transcriptional regulator yields the protein MENKLNEYLELFKSKKVKLTDVRLSMLKIIATKKHFTINELISMVEEDLGSVNVMSIYNNIDLFLEMHLLFANTINGKQIIYEAISSQLMHISCDICGSLEDLESPSLANELFVRFSNILEDKEMKLEHFKLELHGICKKCK from the coding sequence ATGGAAAATAAATTGAATGAATATTTAGAATTATTCAAAAGCAAAAAAGTAAAACTTACTGATGTAAGACTGTCCATGTTAAAAATTATCGCTACCAAGAAGCACTTTACAATTAATGAATTAATTTCAATGGTTGAAGAAGATTTGGGTAGTGTTAATGTAATGTCTATTTACAACAACATTGACCTATTCTTGGAAATGCATTTATTATTTGCAAATACAATAAATGGAAAACAAATTATATATGAAGCAATTTCCTCACAGTTAATGCATATTTCATGTGATATTTGTGGCTCTCTAGAGGATTTGGAAAGTCCTTCATTAGCAAATGAATTGTTTGTTAGATTTTCAAATATATTAGAAGATAAAGAAATGAAGTTAGAACACTTTAAATTAGAACTTCACGGTATATGTAAAAAGTGCAAATAA
- a CDS encoding 2-oxo acid dehydrogenase subunit E2, with the protein MVHLRARNLPSKGILKEWLFSGEEITFGEDFALIELDDGSKVNIKSNYNGVVTKTIQLNSPVKNGSILANVAVGDKEIQKFKSRHFKKGDIEKIPEEEVFIADGEYEPKLKPVETDADSFSGAVVYDRYNQAVTPFSTGRDDIVDSPEKLKVLEERDKNMSQANEQPKDRFAQMRANIRDSIKNAPQNKIMGDLTKEELLKMADEKPSAADGGNLFSTNNVSGVSKFRQLVQARKEKLLVENDFKEVQEADEEINAMSKTDEKGRPLIMRNIIQSRIEKLNNSGGDPSVLERDIVATKDNAVLDSQRPKQIVDPALKAQEDERMKQKNLEVKTDETFLRQGASEDGQFGVSYGAYVEDEEATTIDANDLNPYGGTVMPKKKPKELMDEIGSKKNKTYAESKLSNLYDTSRRWDIMKSRDERSVINQRREAVERGLKQESLEYSKKIQEIGIPKEFLREVPQQDPNTGAMVFVPYNQTPKGKQEFENWLRATNLYTAYKDEEEFIERTQELGGTKEEIQAMANSSLLSKTPKGVQKELKSEINKKDSELEKASDKKTADETVDFLKEQIKELQKSLKEQNQLNAATSRLNQQSNFNAGTDTFSQMMQYMLMQNMMQNMNTKKDSNNQVSANDLKSIIKEEINTFAEGLKEKQRQEDERIRLEQEIIERVEKDIREKLELEKLEREQENIKDVNFEKDKPDNSVGYLQFESNDENKVVQREKVNQNRNSAVKSMILSQNFIPPLTISTEIDMSSILKLKHMLKQTQNHIKFTTISFIAKAISIALEEYPKLNSSYDAETNELVIKKYHNIGLATETSEGLIIPVLKFVEKLSIKEVAIDIKEVTTRLRAGELYNYEADGSTITIANYGNIGAIQATPTIFYPNAAVIGVGKVVKKPVVVDNEKLAIKAIMNMSLTVDQRIIDAAEAGQFLAKVKSILEKPEILTVS; encoded by the coding sequence ATGGTACATTTAAGGGCTAGAAATTTACCATCTAAAGGAATTTTAAAAGAGTGACTATTCTCTGGAGAGGAAATTACTTTCGGAGAAGATTTTGCTCTTATCGAGCTAGATGATGGAAGCAAAGTAAATATAAAATCCAATTATAATGGAGTAGTTACAAAAACAATACAATTAAATAGTCCTGTTAAAAATGGAAGTATTTTAGCTAATGTAGCTGTTGGAGATAAAGAGATACAGAAATTTAAATCTAGGCACTTTAAAAAGGGTGATATTGAAAAAATACCTGAAGAAGAAGTTTTCATAGCAGATGGAGAGTATGAACCAAAACTTAAACCGGTAGAAACAGATGCTGACTCTTTTTCTGGAGCAGTTGTTTATGATAGGTATAATCAAGCAGTTACACCTTTTTCAACTGGAAGAGATGATATTGTAGACTCTCCAGAAAAACTAAAAGTACTTGAGGAAAGGGATAAAAACATGAGCCAAGCAAATGAACAACCAAAAGATAGATTTGCTCAAATGAGAGCAAATATTAGAGACTCAATAAAGAACGCTCCTCAAAATAAAATAATGGGTGACCTTACAAAAGAAGAGTTGTTAAAAATGGCGGATGAAAAACCGAGTGCAGCTGACGGGGGGAACTTATTTTCAACAAATAATGTGTCTGGGGTAAGTAAGTTCAGACAGTTAGTTCAAGCAAGAAAAGAAAAACTTTTAGTAGAAAATGACTTTAAAGAAGTACAAGAGGCAGACGAAGAGATAAATGCTATGTCAAAAACCGATGAAAAGGGTAGGCCTTTAATCATGAGAAATATTATTCAATCAAGAATTGAAAAATTAAATAATTCTGGAGGAGATCCAAGTGTTCTTGAAAGAGATATTGTTGCAACAAAAGACAATGCAGTATTGGACAGCCAAAGACCAAAACAAATTGTAGATCCCGCTTTAAAAGCGCAAGAGGATGAGAGAATGAAACAAAAAAATCTTGAAGTTAAAACAGATGAAACATTTTTAAGACAAGGGGCCAGCGAAGATGGTCAATTTGGTGTTTCGTATGGTGCGTATGTGGAAGATGAAGAAGCAACAACAATTGATGCAAATGACCTAAATCCTTATGGCGGAACCGTTATGCCTAAAAAGAAACCAAAAGAACTAATGGATGAAATTGGAAGCAAAAAAAATAAAACTTATGCAGAGTCAAAACTTTCAAATTTATATGATACTTCAAGAAGATGGGATATCATGAAAAGTCGGGACGAAAGAAGTGTAATTAATCAGAGAAGAGAAGCTGTTGAAAGGGGTCTTAAACAAGAGAGTCTTGAATATAGCAAAAAGATTCAAGAAATTGGAATACCAAAGGAATTCTTGAGAGAAGTTCCTCAACAAGACCCAAACACAGGGGCTATGGTTTTTGTTCCATATAATCAAACCCCAAAAGGAAAACAAGAATTTGAAAATTGATTAAGGGCAACTAATTTATACACCGCTTATAAAGATGAAGAGGAATTTATTGAAAGAACCCAAGAATTGGGTGGAACCAAAGAAGAAATACAAGCTATGGCAAATAGTTCATTATTATCAAAAACACCAAAAGGAGTTCAAAAAGAACTAAAAAGTGAAATTAACAAAAAAGATAGCGAACTTGAAAAAGCTTCTGACAAAAAAACAGCAGACGAAACAGTTGATTTCTTGAAAGAACAAATAAAAGAACTACAAAAGAGTTTAAAAGAGCAAAATCAATTGAACGCGGCAACTTCAAGACTTAATCAGCAATCTAATTTTAATGCTGGAACAGACACATTTAGTCAGATGATGCAGTATATGTTAATGCAAAATATGATGCAAAATATGAATACTAAGAAGGATTCAAATAATCAGGTGAGTGCAAATGATCTAAAATCAATTATTAAGGAAGAAATCAATACTTTTGCTGAAGGTTTAAAAGAAAAACAACGCCAAGAGGACGAAAGAATTAGATTAGAGCAAGAAATAATTGAAAGAGTTGAAAAAGATATTAGAGAAAAATTAGAGTTGGAAAAACTTGAAAGAGAGCAAGAAAACATTAAAGATGTAAACTTTGAAAAAGATAAACCCGATAACTCTGTTGGGTATTTACAGTTTGAATCAAACGATGAAAACAAAGTAGTGCAAAGGGAAAAAGTTAATCAAAATAGAAATTCTGCTGTCAAATCTATGATTCTGAGTCAGAATTTTATACCACCTCTAACAATTTCTACTGAAATTGATATGAGCTCAATTTTGAAGTTGAAACATATGTTAAAACAAACTCAAAATCATATTAAATTTACAACAATTTCATTCATTGCAAAAGCAATATCAATAGCTTTAGAAGAATATCCAAAATTAAATTCTAGTTATGATGCTGAAACAAATGAACTAGTAATTAAGAAATATCACAATATTGGTTTAGCAACAGAGACAAGTGAAGGTTTAATTATTCCTGTGCTTAAATTTGTAGAAAAATTATCTATAAAAGAAGTTGCTATTGATATAAAAGAAGTTACAACAAGACTTAGAGCTGGTGAGTTATATAACTATGAAGCTGATGGAAGCACAATAACTATAGCAAACTATGGAAATATTGGGGCAATCCAAGCAACTCCAACTATTTTCTATCCAAATGCTGCTGTAATCGGTGTTGGTAAAGTTGTTAAAAAACCAGTTGTGGTTGATAATGAAAAGCTAGCAATCAAAGCAATTATGAACATGAGTTTAACGGTTGATCAAAGAATAATTGATGCTGCTGAAGCGGGACAATTCCTTGCAAAAGTTAAGTCTATTCTTGAGAAACCAGAAATCCTTACGGTATCTTAA
- a CDS encoding DegV family protein, which produces MKIGILVDSSTGFVEKEHNTKVLKVMPLHLIVNDKDDYYDTPEIVKEKNLIKILGEGNKTTTSQASPGELMNKYDEMLKEFDHIIHMTIPSNLSGMHQTALMTANDDDYKGKVTVIENFLAANCAQLLALKFAEMVEEGIEDPKAFQEESDKWTKGSFTSIIPSDLQKMSKGGRANSLLITMLKMMKTKVAIQWLEKPKKLGMGRTYAAVLDKMVSAIKKEIKGAFKLLFVSLPEANKTHMDSIRNYLSTNGVKFTEAKIPNVYPWHAGIDTIGLIAIQEDLLPKK; this is translated from the coding sequence ATGAAAATAGGAATATTAGTAGATAGTTCAACTGGTTTTGTTGAAAAAGAACATAATACAAAAGTGTTAAAAGTAATGCCCTTACATTTAATTGTGAATGATAAAGATGATTACTATGACACACCAGAAATTGTTAAAGAGAAGAATTTAATAAAAATATTAGGTGAAGGAAATAAAACAACAACTAGTCAAGCCTCTCCTGGAGAATTGATGAATAAATACGATGAAATGTTAAAAGAATTTGATCACATTATTCACATGACTATTCCTTCAAATCTATCGGGAATGCACCAAACTGCACTGATGACAGCAAATGATGATGATTATAAAGGTAAAGTTACAGTTATAGAAAACTTCCTTGCAGCAAACTGTGCTCAATTATTAGCTTTAAAATTTGCAGAAATGGTTGAAGAAGGAATTGAAGATCCAAAAGCATTTCAAGAAGAATCAGATAAATGAACTAAAGGTTCATTTACATCTATAATACCAAGTGATTTACAAAAAATGTCCAAAGGTGGTCGCGCAAACTCATTATTAATAACAATGTTAAAAATGATGAAAACAAAAGTCGCCATCCAATGATTAGAAAAACCTAAAAAATTGGGTATGGGTAGAACATATGCGGCAGTTTTAGATAAAATGGTTAGTGCAATCAAAAAAGAAATTAAAGGGGCATTTAAATTATTATTTGTTTCATTACCAGAGGCAAATAAAACTCATATGGATTCAATAAGAAATTATCTAAGTACAAATGGGGTTAAATTTACAGAGGCAAAAATACCAAATGTTTATCCATGACATGCAGGAATTGATACAATTGGTTTAATTGCAATTCAAGAAGACTTATTACCAAAAAAATAA
- a CDS encoding DegV family protein, with protein MKIAIITDSSSGIPNISAVKDLFLVPLMISKEDGSQVADDESFKSDEFYELNDSQILKTSQSVPGMMMSKWDELLKEYDQIVCILLSKGLSGQYNTCKMLSKEDEYNGKVFVADSNGVSTVLRIQVELALKLANEGKTGEEIEKAIEESNDKFSLLIIPKSLDQLVRGGRISKAAAGLAKFLKITPILSYDGKIDKHGKERTFKKAIEESINHLKEFGKNTFIDVSYSRIDAEHLEVVKNLIKDAGFEIRLFDELPNTVICHTGRQTVALATWKK; from the coding sequence ATGAAAATAGCAATTATCACAGACTCATCTAGTGGAATTCCAAATATAAGTGCTGTAAAAGATTTATTTCTAGTACCACTTATGATCTCTAAAGAAGATGGAAGCCAGGTTGCTGATGACGAATCTTTTAAGAGTGATGAATTTTATGAACTAAATGATTCACAAATTTTAAAAACTTCTCAATCAGTTCCTGGGATGATGATGAGTAAGTGAGATGAATTGTTGAAGGAATACGATCAAATAGTTTGTATTTTACTTTCAAAAGGTCTTTCAGGACAATATAATACTTGCAAAATGCTCTCAAAAGAAGATGAGTATAATGGAAAAGTATTTGTAGCTGATTCAAATGGTGTAAGTACAGTTTTAAGAATCCAAGTAGAATTGGCATTAAAACTTGCAAACGAAGGCAAAACTGGTGAGGAGATAGAAAAAGCGATTGAAGAATCAAATGATAAATTTAGTCTTTTAATCATTCCTAAATCTCTTGATCAATTAGTTCGTGGTGGAAGAATTAGTAAAGCTGCTGCTGGGTTAGCAAAGTTTTTAAAAATTACACCTATATTAAGTTATGATGGAAAAATTGATAAACACGGAAAAGAAAGAACTTTCAAAAAGGCGATTGAAGAATCAATCAATCACTTAAAAGAATTTGGAAAAAATACTTTTATAGATGTTTCTTATTCAAGAATTGATGCAGAGCATTTGGAAGTGGTTAAAAACCTTATAAAAGATGCTGGATTTGAAATTAGATTATTTGATGAATTGCCAAATACAGTTATTTGTCACACAGGTAGACAAACAGTTGCTTTGGCAACTTGAAAGAAATAG
- a CDS encoding DegV family protein, translated as MKIAVITDSSSGVNKIEGFKDLHLVPLMITTEDGQQIADDEKLIADDFYKLNDSQLLKTSQSIPGIMMEKWDELLKEYDEVICLLLSKGLSGQYNTFRMFSQEDEYKGKVHVIDTNSVSIILKRQLELTINLINEGKTGQEIKDIMEEHYNKTVGYIIPKSLDQLVRGGRISKAAAGLAKILKITPILKYDGEIDKQDKTRTFKKAVEEALTLLKENYPNSNIVDIAYSRADEETLELVKKTVSDCGYEIGLWDEMPNTITCHTGRETFAFMPYQVWGEKLWK; from the coding sequence ATGAAAATAGCTGTGATCACCGACTCATCAAGTGGTGTAAACAAAATTGAGGGATTTAAAGACCTTCACTTAGTACCACTTATGATTACAACAGAAGATGGTCAACAAATAGCTGATGATGAAAAGCTAATTGCTGATGATTTTTACAAACTGAATGATTCACAACTTTTAAAAACATCTCAATCCATTCCTGGAATTATGATGGAAAAATGAGATGAGTTATTAAAAGAATACGATGAAGTAATTTGTTTATTACTTTCAAAAGGTCTTTCAGGACAATACAATACTTTTAGAATGTTTTCACAAGAAGATGAATACAAAGGAAAAGTACATGTAATTGACACAAATAGTGTAAGTATTATACTTAAGCGTCAATTGGAATTAACAATTAATTTAATTAACGAAGGAAAAACGGGTCAAGAAATTAAAGATATTATGGAAGAACACTACAACAAAACAGTTGGTTATATAATTCCAAAATCTCTTGATCAATTAGTTCGCGGTGGAAGAATTAGTAAAGCTGCTGCTGGACTTGCAAAAATCCTAAAAATAACACCAATATTAAAATATGATGGTGAAATTGATAAACAAGATAAAACAAGAACATTTAAAAAGGCTGTTGAAGAAGCTCTCACTTTATTGAAAGAGAACTACCCAAACAGCAACATTGTTGATATCGCTTATTCAAGAGCTGACGAAGAAACTCTTGAATTGGTTAAAAAGACAGTTTCAGACTGCGGATATGAAATTGGTTTATGAGATGAAATGCCAAATACAATTACTTGTCACACAGGTAGAGAAACATTTGCATTCATGCCGTATCAAGTTTGAGGGGAAAAATTATGAAAATAG